The Rhizophagus irregularis chromosome 2, complete sequence genome contains a region encoding:
- a CDS encoding uncharacterized protein (SECRETED:cutsite_TFA-FV; SECRETED:prob_0.7607); SECRETED:SignalP(1-19), with the protein MKLIVFIIVLFLMFFKTFAFVTYGDCDNDGSIVSEIIFPAAGVVRLQLVQPDKRDDPNLYPCCLQQGVMLLENYMIYKDDGSKDPLFTFVGDRTWVNGYDGSNILQKDDDCDRSSFKCDQLYEGDYAYTRFDNFDASKLTPGDAIIVSMTTYSHCYYASETICVGSCKPLFHMHYWPLPN; encoded by the exons ATGAAACttatagtttttattattgtattatttcttATGTTCTTCAAAACTTTTGCTTTTGTAACTTACGGCGATTGTGATA atgatGGAAGTATTGTATCAGAAATTATATTTCCGGCTGCAGGGGTGGTCCGATTACAATTAGTTCAGCCAGATAAAAGAGATGATCCTAATCTTTACCCATGTTGTTTGCAACAGGGCGTAATGTTACttgaaaattatatgatttataaagatGATGGCTCAAAAGATCCACTTTTTACTTTTGTGGGAGATCGTACATGGGTAAATGGGTACGATGGGAGTAATATCTTACAAAAAGATGATGATTGTGATAGGAGTAGTTTTAAATGTGATCAACTTTATGAAGGAGACTACGCATATACACGATTTGACAATTTTGATGCTTCAAAATTAACTCCGGGAGATGCAATTATAGTGTCAATGACTACATATTCTCATTGTTATTATGCCTCTGAAACAATTTGCGTAGGCTCTTGCAAGCCTTTATTCCATATGCATTATTGGCCACTACCCAattaa